Proteins from one Tsuneonella aeria genomic window:
- the gatB gene encoding Asp-tRNA(Asn)/Glu-tRNA(Gln) amidotransferase subunit GatB has protein sequence MNTSTYRIHGATGEWEVVIGLEVHAQITSAAKLFSGAATAFGAEPNCQVSLVDAAMPGMLPVPNRECIRQAVRTGMAIEAEINRWSRFDRKNYFYADLPQGYQISQLYHPLVGEGALTIEADEKAGIPADKRIGIERIHVEQDAGKLMHDQHPSMSYVDLNRSGVALMEIVSRPDMRSPAEAGAYVRKLRSILRYVGSCDGNMEEGSMRADVNVSVRRPGAQFGTRTETKNVNSVRFVMAVIEQEARRQVDLIEDGGAVVQETRLYDPDRNETRSMRSKEDAHDYRYFPDPDLLPLELDEAFLDDCRASLPELPDAKRRRYIEQLGLSPYNAGQLTAEVEGFRRFEGLLAATAEALGKPESDVATQVANWTLSIAPGVMKALGRDADPAHNTPAASAAILKMQAAGEISGGQAKEIYEIVLRTGRGPEEIAETEGLRQQSDTGAIEAVIAGVLAANEDKVAEYRGGKDKLFGFFVGQAMKAMQGKGNPAVVNQLLKGALGTPD, from the coding sequence ATGAACACATCGACTTACCGCATCCACGGCGCAACCGGCGAATGGGAGGTCGTGATCGGCCTCGAAGTTCACGCCCAGATCACTTCGGCCGCCAAGCTGTTCTCCGGCGCCGCAACCGCCTTCGGTGCGGAGCCCAACTGCCAGGTCAGCCTGGTCGATGCGGCCATGCCCGGCATGTTGCCGGTCCCCAACCGCGAATGCATCCGCCAGGCGGTGCGGACGGGCATGGCGATCGAGGCAGAGATCAACCGGTGGAGCCGGTTCGATCGCAAGAACTACTTCTACGCCGATCTGCCGCAGGGATACCAGATCAGCCAGCTCTACCACCCGCTGGTGGGCGAAGGCGCGCTGACGATCGAGGCGGACGAGAAAGCCGGCATTCCCGCTGACAAGCGGATCGGCATCGAACGCATCCATGTGGAACAGGATGCCGGCAAGCTGATGCACGATCAGCATCCGAGCATGTCCTATGTCGATCTCAACCGCAGCGGCGTCGCGCTGATGGAAATCGTCAGCCGCCCGGACATGCGCTCCCCCGCCGAGGCGGGTGCCTATGTGCGCAAGCTCCGCAGCATCCTGCGCTATGTCGGCAGCTGTGACGGGAACATGGAGGAAGGCTCCATGCGCGCCGACGTCAACGTTTCCGTGCGCCGGCCGGGTGCGCAGTTCGGCACCCGGACGGAGACGAAAAACGTCAATTCCGTCCGCTTCGTCATGGCGGTGATCGAGCAGGAGGCTCGCCGCCAGGTGGACCTGATCGAGGATGGCGGCGCCGTGGTGCAGGAAACGCGTCTCTACGATCCGGATCGTAATGAGACCCGCTCCATGCGCAGCAAGGAAGACGCGCACGATTATCGTTACTTCCCCGATCCCGATCTCCTGCCGCTGGAGCTGGACGAAGCGTTCCTGGACGATTGCCGGGCGAGCTTGCCGGAACTGCCCGATGCCAAGCGGCGGCGCTATATCGAACAGCTCGGCCTCAGCCCCTACAATGCCGGGCAGCTCACCGCCGAGGTCGAGGGGTTTCGGCGCTTCGAAGGGCTGCTGGCGGCGACTGCGGAGGCGCTCGGGAAACCGGAGAGCGACGTCGCGACACAGGTCGCCAACTGGACGCTGTCGATCGCGCCGGGCGTCATGAAGGCGCTGGGCCGCGATGCGGACCCGGCGCACAACACGCCCGCCGCGAGCGCGGCAATCCTGAAGATGCAGGCCGCGGGCGAGATCAGCGGCGGGCAGGCGAAGGAGATCTACGAGATCGTGCTCCGCACCGGGCGCGGGCCGGAGGAGATCGCCGAAACCGAAGGGCTGCGCCAGCAGTCCGATACTGGCGCGATCGAGGCGGTCATCGCCGGGGTTCTGGCCGCCAACGAAGACAAGGTCGCCGAATACCGCGGTGGCAAGGACAAGCTGTTCGGCTTTTTCGTCGGCCAGGCGATGAAGGCCATGCAGGGCAAGGGCAATCCCGCCGTCGTCAACCAGTTGCTGAAGGGCGCGCTGGGCACCCCCGACTGA
- the crcB gene encoding fluoride efflux transporter CrcB: protein MTTAPTFAASPLAASALVFAGGGAGALLRYQVGRGMTRAFGPAAMTAFPWATLAVNVIGSLAMGLLAGWLARHGEGREGARLLIGVGLLGGFTTFSSFSLELMLLIERGQAASAFAYAAVSVLAGLTGLYLGLIAMRLT, encoded by the coding sequence ATGACCACCGCCCCGACATTTGCCGCCAGCCCCTTGGCGGCCAGCGCCCTGGTGTTCGCCGGCGGCGGCGCGGGCGCGCTGCTGCGTTATCAGGTGGGCCGCGGAATGACCCGTGCCTTCGGTCCTGCCGCCATGACGGCGTTTCCGTGGGCGACACTGGCGGTCAACGTGATCGGCAGCCTTGCGATGGGTCTGCTCGCAGGCTGGCTGGCGCGCCACGGCGAGGGGCGCGAAGGCGCACGCCTGCTGATCGGGGTGGGTCTGCTGGGGGGCTTCACGACCTTTTCCAGCTTCAGCCTAGAACTGATGCTGCTGATCGAACGGGGGCAGGCGGCGAGCGCGTTCGCCTATGCCGCCGTGTCGGTCCTCGCAGGCCTCACCGGCCTCTATCTCGGACTTATCGCGATGCGCCTGACATGA
- a CDS encoding helix-turn-helix domain-containing protein, with protein MTFEAAFEDVEAADRRDASRRALRLGVSGRFAQGNAAAVTVHNLSATGLLIQTDESLEAGSRFAVELPETGITEATVIWADAPMYGCRFDQPLGAAALAAAQLRGEASGTPAPDTLPEDFGQRLHRLRRERGLSLADIANRLGVSKPTVWAWEHGKSRPADRRLSALAEALGVTPGGLEPSPSGSPEILDGSRRRIAEAYGVEPSRVRIMIEL; from the coding sequence GTGACATTCGAAGCCGCATTTGAAGATGTGGAAGCCGCTGATCGCAGGGACGCTTCGCGGCGCGCCCTACGGCTGGGGGTGAGCGGCCGGTTCGCGCAGGGCAATGCGGCAGCCGTCACGGTCCATAACCTTTCGGCGACCGGGCTGCTGATCCAGACGGATGAGTCGCTCGAGGCCGGGTCACGCTTCGCGGTCGAGCTTCCCGAGACCGGCATAACGGAGGCGACCGTCATTTGGGCGGACGCGCCGATGTACGGATGCCGGTTTGACCAGCCGCTGGGCGCGGCGGCCCTGGCGGCGGCGCAGTTGCGCGGCGAGGCGTCGGGAACCCCGGCACCCGACACGCTGCCTGAAGATTTCGGCCAGCGCCTCCACCGTCTGCGTCGGGAACGGGGATTGTCGCTGGCAGACATCGCGAACCGCCTTGGCGTCAGCAAGCCCACCGTGTGGGCCTGGGAACACGGCAAGTCCCGTCCCGCGGACCGGCGGTTGAGCGCCTTGGCCGAAGCACTGGGCGTCACTCCGGGCGGGCTCGAACCGTCTCCATCAGGATCGCCGGAAATACTCGATGGAAGCCGACGCCGCATCGCAGAGGCGTATGGCGTGGAACCGTCACGCGTACGCATCATGATCGAGCTCTAG
- the rpsU gene encoding 30S ribosomal protein S21 — protein sequence MQIIVRDNNVDQALRALKKKLQREGVYREMKLRRHYEKPSEKRAREKAAAVRRARKMDRKRAERDGTK from the coding sequence ATGCAAATCATCGTTCGCGATAACAACGTCGACCAGGCCCTGCGCGCGCTCAAGAAGAAGCTGCAGCGCGAAGGCGTTTATCGCGAAATGAAGCTGCGCCGCCACTACGAAAAGCCGAGCGAGAAGCGCGCCCGGGAAAAGGCCGCCGCCGTTCGCCGCGCCCGCAAGATGGATCGCAAGCGCGCGGAGCGTGACGGCACCAAGTAA
- a CDS encoding class I SAM-dependent methyltransferase, with protein sequence MAFRSDYHDLVRRDVLPLVPANAGAVLDFGGGRGATSAALCAQGRATRAVLLDQVAEHRLPGVDGEAVDFDDHAALEDALVRNGPFDTILALDVLEHLKDPWRTVHALDRAMTDQGTMIISVPNMSAWEVVAPLLLRGRFDYEDAGIRDRTHLRWFTRHSAIALATCSGLKLQAVQANIGRRKGRYFNAATFGLLERFTAMQYVIAVKKESTR encoded by the coding sequence ATGGCATTCCGCTCCGATTACCACGATCTGGTTCGCCGCGACGTGTTGCCGCTGGTGCCGGCGAACGCGGGGGCGGTACTCGATTTCGGTGGAGGAAGGGGTGCAACATCGGCCGCGTTGTGCGCGCAGGGCCGCGCCACGCGCGCCGTGCTGCTCGACCAGGTGGCCGAACATCGCCTGCCCGGCGTCGACGGCGAAGCGGTCGATTTCGACGATCACGCCGCGCTGGAAGACGCGCTGGTGCGCAACGGCCCGTTCGACACGATCCTGGCGCTCGACGTCCTCGAACATCTCAAGGACCCGTGGCGCACCGTCCACGCGCTCGATCGCGCCATGACAGATCAGGGCACCATGATCATAAGCGTGCCCAACATGAGCGCGTGGGAAGTTGTCGCACCGCTGCTCCTGCGTGGCCGCTTCGATTACGAGGATGCTGGTATCCGCGATCGCACCCATTTGCGCTGGTTCACGCGCCACAGCGCCATCGCGCTGGCCACCTGCTCCGGCCTCAAGCTGCAGGCGGTTCAGGCCAATATCGGGCGGCGCAAGGGGCGTTACTTCAACGCCGCGACCTTCGGCCTTTTGGAGCGATTCACGGCGATGCAATACGTGATCGCGGTGAAGAAAGAATCGACGCGGTAG
- the gatC gene encoding Asp-tRNA(Asn)/Glu-tRNA(Gln) amidotransferase subunit GatC — protein sequence MSVTRETVAKIASLARIEMDAPALDHMVPELNAILDWVEQLGEVDTSGIEPMTAVIPNTLRLRDDVVDADPLTGGGIREKVLANAPAAEHGFFGVPKVIE from the coding sequence ATGTCCGTTACCCGCGAAACTGTTGCCAAGATCGCCAGCCTGGCGCGCATCGAGATGGATGCGCCGGCGCTCGATCACATGGTGCCCGAATTGAACGCTATCCTCGATTGGGTGGAACAACTGGGAGAAGTGGACACCAGCGGCATCGAACCGATGACCGCGGTGATCCCGAACACCCTGCGGCTGCGCGACGACGTGGTCGATGCCGATCCGCTGACCGGCGGCGGCATTCGCGAAAAGGTTCTGGCAAACGCGCCGGCGGCCGAACACGGCTTCTTCGGCGTGCCGAAGGTGATCGAGTGA
- the gatA gene encoding Asp-tRNA(Asn)/Glu-tRNA(Gln) amidotransferase subunit GatA — MSDVTDLGVKAIRDGVAAGTFTAREVAEAFNANVAAAQDALNAFIVATPDKALEAADAVDAARAKGETLGIMAGVPIGMKDLFATEGVQTTAASHMLEGFIPQYESTVSANLWRAGAGMLGKLNLDQFAMGSSNETSHFGNVVSPWRRNDGGNAPLAPGGSSGGSSAAVAARLCPAATGTDTGGSIRQPAAFTGISGIKPTYGRCSRWGVVAFASSLDQAGPMARDVTDCAIMLEAMAGFDPKDATSLDLPVPQWEASLDPDMRGKRIGIPREYRMDGTDSEILKSWDDGIAWMRDAGAEIVEVSLPHTKYALPAYYIVAPAEASSNLARYDGVRYGLRDLPTGAGLQDMYAATRAAGFGDEVKRRILIGAYVLSAGFYDAYYNQAQRVRTLIAADFAAAFEVCDLILAPTTPTASFALGEKMDDPLAMYLNDVFAVPASLAGLPAMSVPAGLNGQGLPLGLQLIGRAFDEQGVLNAGLAIEQRAGFTARPERWW; from the coding sequence ATGAGTGATGTGACCGACCTGGGCGTCAAGGCGATCCGTGACGGCGTAGCCGCCGGAACCTTCACCGCGCGCGAAGTGGCCGAGGCCTTTAACGCCAATGTCGCGGCGGCGCAGGATGCGCTGAACGCATTCATCGTCGCCACGCCGGACAAGGCGCTGGAGGCTGCCGACGCGGTCGACGCGGCCCGCGCGAAGGGCGAAACGCTTGGCATCATGGCTGGCGTGCCAATCGGCATGAAAGACCTGTTCGCCACCGAAGGGGTGCAGACCACCGCGGCGAGCCACATGCTCGAAGGGTTTATCCCGCAATACGAAAGCACCGTTTCGGCCAACCTGTGGCGCGCCGGCGCGGGGATGCTGGGCAAGCTCAACCTCGACCAGTTCGCTATGGGCTCGTCGAACGAGACCAGCCATTTCGGCAACGTGGTCAGCCCCTGGCGGCGGAATGATGGCGGCAACGCGCCCTTAGCGCCGGGCGGATCCTCGGGCGGTAGCTCGGCCGCAGTCGCGGCGCGGCTGTGCCCGGCGGCGACCGGGACTGACACCGGCGGATCGATCCGGCAGCCCGCCGCCTTCACCGGTATTTCGGGCATCAAGCCCACGTATGGCCGGTGCAGCCGCTGGGGTGTCGTCGCGTTTGCCAGCAGCCTCGATCAGGCCGGCCCGATGGCGCGTGACGTGACGGATTGCGCCATCATGCTGGAAGCGATGGCTGGTTTCGATCCCAAGGATGCGACCAGCCTCGACTTGCCCGTGCCGCAATGGGAGGCGTCACTCGATCCCGACATGCGGGGCAAGCGGATCGGCATTCCGCGCGAATACCGGATGGACGGCACCGACTCTGAAATCCTCAAGAGCTGGGACGATGGCATTGCCTGGATGCGGGACGCCGGCGCCGAGATCGTCGAGGTGAGCCTGCCGCACACCAAATACGCATTGCCTGCCTATTACATTGTCGCCCCCGCCGAAGCGTCGAGCAACCTCGCCCGCTACGACGGGGTGCGGTATGGCCTGCGCGATCTGCCAACCGGCGCCGGCCTGCAGGACATGTATGCCGCCACGCGCGCCGCCGGGTTCGGGGACGAGGTCAAGCGCCGCATCCTCATCGGCGCTTATGTGCTGAGCGCGGGCTTCTATGACGCGTATTACAACCAGGCCCAGCGCGTCCGCACGCTGATCGCCGCTGACTTCGCCGCGGCGTTCGAGGTATGCGACCTCATCCTGGCGCCCACTACCCCGACGGCCAGCTTCGCGCTGGGCGAAAAGATGGACGATCCGCTGGCGATGTACCTCAACGACGTGTTCGCCGTGCCGGCCAGCCTTGCAGGTCTGCCCGCGATGAGCGTGCCGGCCGGGCTCAATGGCCAGGGTCTGCCCCTGGGGTTGCAGCTGATCGGCCGCGCCTTTGACGAACAGGGCGTGCTGAACGCCGGGCTCGCCATCGAACAGCGCGCCGGCTTCACTGCCCGGCCCGAACGGTGGTGGTAG
- a CDS encoding sensor domain-containing diguanylate cyclase, giving the protein MRTDRRGRIVHAVAGYTTPDQAWPENPRGRHLLDLIHPSYADFVVAEHAAALAGKPGSGWMEVLVNRPDGTAEAMELRLGGLPGATGAVGILRSIADRRALEDRLFAVTMTDPLTRLTNRGAFVRMLAHLLEDGAAGHLALFDLDHFRAVNLRHGHSGGDRVLVAFARLLRALLQPDDILSRIDGGTFGVLLPEAGAEQASAACRRVIDEIGSMNLGLRDSHRLTASAGLAPFGGDADTCLRAAELALLTAKSRGRNRLEWATPPRQSAA; this is encoded by the coding sequence ATGCGAACCGATCGCCGCGGCCGGATCGTTCATGCGGTTGCCGGGTACACGACTCCTGACCAGGCCTGGCCGGAAAACCCGCGTGGTCGACACCTGCTCGATCTCATCCACCCTTCCTACGCGGATTTCGTGGTGGCTGAACACGCCGCCGCGCTTGCCGGAAAACCGGGATCGGGATGGATGGAGGTTCTGGTGAACCGGCCGGACGGCACGGCCGAGGCGATGGAACTGAGACTGGGCGGACTTCCCGGCGCCACTGGCGCGGTTGGCATCCTGCGCTCCATTGCCGATCGGCGCGCTCTGGAGGACCGGCTGTTCGCCGTGACGATGACCGACCCGTTGACCCGCCTCACGAACCGCGGTGCGTTCGTGCGGATGCTGGCCCATCTGCTGGAGGATGGCGCCGCCGGCCACCTCGCCCTGTTCGATCTCGATCACTTCCGCGCCGTCAATCTGCGCCACGGGCACAGCGGGGGCGACCGGGTGCTGGTCGCGTTCGCCCGGTTGCTGCGGGCACTGCTGCAGCCCGACGACATCCTCAGCCGGATCGACGGGGGCACGTTCGGCGTGCTCTTGCCCGAAGCCGGTGCCGAACAGGCGAGTGCCGCATGCCGGCGGGTAATCGACGAGATCGGCTCGATGAACCTGGGTCTCCGCGACAGCCATCGATTGACGGCGAGCGCGGGACTCGCCCCGTTCGGAGGCGATGCGGACACCTGCCTGCGCGCGGCCGAACTGGCCCTGCTGACCGCGAAATCGCGCGGCCGCAACCGGCTGGAATGGGCCACGCCGCCGCGCCAGTCCGCCGCCTGA
- a CDS encoding RluA family pseudouridine synthase, whose protein sequence is MTSENTPAAGASGDVRQFTVAADDDGVRLDRWFKRHLPQVGFATVSRWARTGQIRVDGKRAKPEDRLAAGQVLRVPPGGDLPKGKPSKPIRQLTAEQIAEAEAMVIAQTPAAIVLNKAPGLATQGGTKTTAHVDGLLDAFGQEPRPRLVHRLDKDTSGVLLIARTPGSAAFFSRRFSGRSAKKIYWALVAGVPDVAHGLIEAPLAKQPGTGGEKMHVDEEAGQPARTRYRVVERAGNAVSWVELEPLTGRTHQLRAHMAAIGHPIVGDGKYGGQEAFLTGSISRKMHLHARRLIIDSPDGGKIDVTAELPDHFAASMTQMGFDITLSDASPTEGPPERSREEKKQAARQHAKQARKEQRPTRRGRADARAAGGRNARKTKVPRKPAGKR, encoded by the coding sequence ATGACTTCGGAAAACACCCCAGCCGCCGGTGCAAGTGGCGACGTGCGCCAGTTCACCGTCGCGGCCGACGACGATGGCGTGCGCCTGGACCGCTGGTTCAAGCGGCACCTCCCGCAGGTGGGCTTCGCGACCGTCAGCAGGTGGGCGCGCACGGGCCAGATCAGGGTCGACGGAAAACGTGCGAAGCCGGAAGACCGCCTCGCCGCCGGGCAGGTGCTTCGCGTGCCGCCGGGCGGCGACTTGCCCAAAGGCAAGCCCTCCAAGCCCATTCGCCAGCTGACGGCGGAGCAGATCGCGGAGGCCGAGGCAATGGTCATCGCCCAGACGCCCGCAGCCATCGTGCTGAACAAGGCGCCCGGCCTCGCAACGCAAGGCGGGACCAAGACGACCGCCCATGTCGACGGCCTGCTCGATGCCTTCGGGCAGGAACCGCGCCCGCGCCTCGTCCACCGACTCGACAAGGATACCAGCGGGGTGCTGCTGATCGCCCGCACGCCAGGCAGCGCAGCGTTTTTCTCGCGCCGCTTTTCAGGACGCAGTGCGAAGAAGATCTACTGGGCGCTGGTGGCCGGGGTGCCGGACGTGGCGCATGGGCTGATTGAAGCGCCGCTGGCCAAGCAGCCAGGCACCGGCGGCGAGAAGATGCACGTTGACGAGGAGGCGGGCCAGCCCGCCAGGACCCGTTACCGCGTGGTCGAACGCGCCGGAAACGCGGTTTCCTGGGTGGAGCTCGAGCCCCTCACCGGCCGTACACACCAGCTCCGCGCGCACATGGCGGCGATCGGCCACCCGATCGTGGGCGACGGCAAATACGGCGGGCAGGAGGCGTTCCTTACCGGCAGCATCAGCCGCAAGATGCATCTCCATGCACGGCGACTGATCATCGACAGCCCCGACGGGGGAAAGATCGACGTGACCGCGGAACTGCCGGATCATTTCGCAGCCAGCATGACGCAAATGGGCTTCGACATCACGCTCAGCGATGCTTCCCCCACGGAAGGGCCGCCCGAACGTTCGCGCGAGGAGAAGAAGCAGGCCGCCCGCCAGCACGCGAAGCAGGCGCGCAAGGAACAGCGGCCCACACGACGCGGGCGCGCCGACGCGCGCGCGGCCGGGGGCCGGAACGCCCGCAAGACCAAGGTGCCGCGAAAGCCGGCGGGCAAGCGCTGA
- a CDS encoding DUF4153 domain-containing protein, whose protein sequence is MATESELREEWPLRPWYLAGLLALAGLGIHFASGGRGPDTGVPWRAALSALLFFGPMAFAFTADRDRWKGPLAFAAVVGLVMAGLAWRAVGGGDSYATPHFAFIAGLIATGIAVPLFQSGFHRTRFDTPYAQIHGHAWRDAIGAAGALAFTGASWLLLLVLSELFHLLRIDVLRDLMREGWFGWTWSGAAFGAALGVLRNEARIIGTLQRVVMVIMSILGVPLALALVVFLVAMAVSGPDVLWSATRSATPVLLTCAAGAWLIANAIIRDTDAEMSGNRALRAAGMVLVLVVLPLTAFAAFSLGTRVAQHGLSPERLWGLIAIAVACAYGLAWFVAVVRGWRGGAWLDRVRQANLHLAAVVCVVALVLSLPLVDFGAISARNQVARLESGAVSAEDFDYAALRWDFGDAGRRALRALAESKDGAIASKAREALALAARPYPSFDRSTVPDFRLRMQVPDAALERAIRRYLQANPWMCPDFCVAVDTGTAGGARSVALVTPTGVQLARFRTSDLVPFPPDPVAAPPAVAELENARVELRTRPMRQIYVNGRAVGGPFE, encoded by the coding sequence ATGGCGACCGAATCGGAACTGCGTGAAGAATGGCCGCTGCGGCCGTGGTATCTTGCCGGCCTCCTGGCCCTGGCAGGCCTCGGCATTCATTTCGCGAGCGGCGGGCGGGGGCCTGACACCGGCGTACCCTGGCGCGCTGCGCTCTCGGCGCTGCTCTTCTTCGGGCCGATGGCCTTTGCCTTTACGGCGGATCGGGATCGGTGGAAGGGGCCGCTCGCGTTCGCCGCCGTCGTCGGTCTCGTCATGGCAGGGCTCGCATGGCGCGCGGTGGGGGGCGGCGATTCCTACGCAACGCCGCATTTTGCGTTCATCGCCGGTCTGATCGCGACGGGCATCGCGGTGCCCCTGTTCCAGAGCGGGTTTCACCGCACGCGATTCGATACGCCATACGCGCAAATACACGGTCATGCCTGGCGCGATGCGATCGGGGCGGCAGGCGCGCTTGCCTTCACCGGTGCGTCCTGGCTCCTCCTGCTCGTGCTGAGCGAACTGTTCCACCTCTTGCGGATCGACGTGCTGCGAGACCTTATGCGTGAAGGCTGGTTCGGCTGGACGTGGTCGGGCGCGGCATTCGGCGCCGCACTGGGCGTTTTGCGGAACGAGGCGCGCATCATCGGCACGCTGCAGCGCGTGGTGATGGTCATCATGTCGATCCTTGGCGTGCCGCTGGCTCTAGCCCTGGTGGTGTTCCTGGTGGCGATGGCGGTTTCCGGGCCGGATGTGCTGTGGTCCGCCACGCGGAGCGCCACCCCCGTATTGCTGACATGCGCCGCCGGGGCATGGCTCATCGCCAACGCGATCATCCGCGACACCGACGCGGAGATGAGCGGCAACCGCGCCCTGCGTGCCGCGGGCATGGTGCTCGTCCTCGTGGTCCTGCCGCTGACGGCCTTTGCGGCATTCTCGCTGGGGACGCGCGTTGCGCAACACGGGCTCAGCCCGGAGCGCCTGTGGGGTCTTATCGCCATCGCGGTCGCCTGTGCTTATGGCCTCGCCTGGTTCGTCGCGGTTGTGCGCGGCTGGCGCGGCGGCGCGTGGCTGGACCGCGTGCGTCAGGCGAACTTACACCTGGCGGCGGTGGTCTGCGTCGTCGCGCTGGTGCTCTCGCTGCCACTGGTGGACTTCGGCGCGATCAGCGCGCGCAACCAGGTCGCGCGTCTGGAAAGCGGCGCGGTGAGCGCGGAAGATTTCGACTACGCCGCGCTGCGCTGGGATTTCGGCGACGCGGGTCGCAGGGCCTTGCGCGCTCTGGCCGAAAGCAAGGACGGTGCCATCGCCAGCAAGGCGCGCGAGGCACTGGCACTCGCCGCGCGGCCCTATCCCTCGTTCGACCGTTCGACAGTCCCAGACTTCCGCCTGCGGATGCAGGTGCCCGATGCGGCGCTGGAGCGGGCGATCCGCCGTTATTTGCAGGCAAATCCGTGGATGTGCCCCGACTTCTGCGTGGCTGTGGACACCGGCACTGCAGGCGGGGCCCGATCGGTTGCGCTGGTCACGCCCACGGGGGTGCAGTTGGCGCGCTTCCGCACGTCGGACCTCGTCCCGTTCCCGCCCGACCCCGTCGCCGCGCCCCCCGCCGTGGCGGAACTGGAAAACGCGCGGGTCGAGTTGCGCACACGGCCGATGCGGCAGATCTACGTCAACGGGCGGGCTGTGGGTGGGCCATTCGAGTAA
- a CDS encoding FKBP-type peptidyl-prolyl cis-trans isomerase: MTDITRVPLQSIARGSLTKLWLAIAAAVLLAAGLAWAALPGGVEVDTIAEGTGPSPTAEDVVFVKYTGKLADGTVFDQSQALPFPTGGIIPDGMPMQVSGVVPGFSEALQKMQKGGKYLVRIPADKAYGASPPPGAPIPPNADLVFEVELVDFMSEADAQRRFQVLQQMMQGQQQGAPGQPAQPQAGAPSAPQ; encoded by the coding sequence ATGACCGACATCACCCGCGTTCCCCTGCAGTCCATCGCCCGCGGGTCGCTCACCAAGCTGTGGCTGGCCATCGCGGCGGCGGTATTGCTGGCAGCCGGTCTTGCCTGGGCGGCGCTGCCGGGCGGGGTGGAAGTTGATACGATTGCCGAAGGCACGGGACCTTCTCCGACCGCCGAGGACGTGGTTTTCGTCAAGTACACCGGCAAGCTGGCCGATGGCACGGTGTTCGACCAGTCGCAGGCCCTGCCGTTCCCCACCGGCGGGATCATTCCCGACGGCATGCCGATGCAGGTTTCGGGCGTTGTGCCAGGCTTTTCCGAAGCGCTGCAGAAGATGCAGAAGGGCGGGAAGTACCTGGTACGGATTCCCGCCGACAAGGCCTATGGCGCCTCGCCGCCTCCGGGCGCGCCGATTCCTCCCAACGCCGATCTCGTGTTCGAGGTCGAACTCGTGGATTTCATGAGCGAGGCTGACGCGCAGCGCCGGTTCCAGGTGTTGCAGCAGATGATGCAGGGCCAGCAGCAGGGCGCTCCGGGCCAGCCCGCGCAGCCCCAGGCGGGCGCGCCCTCCGCACCGCAATAA
- a CDS encoding acyl-CoA thioesterase, protein MTSQTVPTPSDEQLVADLVALLNPAPLAEDCFEGPRKKGGVGRVFGGQVIAQALIAAERTVSADRAAHSLHAYFLRGGNEDHPIELTVDRQLDGGSFSNRRVVASQPGPDGAMQPILNLTASFQKNQPGLEHQRAEPPQVPGPDELESDEILRLRVADRMPEKVRHWFTEARPIEIKSTTGRHWLNEEPLEPVQHAWFRARAPLPDDQPIHRAVLAYLSDMQLLGTSVMPHGLSWMRGEVKSASLDHAIWFHAPFRADEWLLYSCDSPWSGGSRGFNRGQIFQGGRLVASVAQEGMIRRVEPHTRPAG, encoded by the coding sequence ACCAGTCAGACCGTCCCCACGCCAAGCGACGAGCAACTCGTTGCCGATCTCGTCGCCCTGCTGAATCCGGCGCCGCTTGCAGAGGACTGCTTCGAAGGTCCACGCAAGAAGGGCGGCGTCGGCCGCGTATTCGGCGGGCAGGTCATCGCACAGGCGCTGATTGCGGCGGAGCGCACCGTGAGCGCGGATCGCGCGGCCCATTCGCTTCACGCCTATTTCCTGCGCGGCGGCAACGAGGACCATCCGATCGAACTGACGGTGGACCGTCAACTCGACGGCGGCAGCTTCTCCAACCGCCGCGTGGTCGCCAGCCAGCCGGGGCCGGACGGTGCGATGCAGCCGATCCTGAACCTCACCGCCAGTTTCCAGAAAAACCAGCCCGGCCTGGAGCACCAGCGCGCCGAACCCCCGCAAGTGCCCGGGCCGGACGAGCTGGAAAGCGACGAAATCCTCCGCCTCCGCGTCGCCGATCGCATGCCGGAAAAGGTCCGTCACTGGTTTACCGAGGCCCGTCCCATCGAAATCAAGTCCACCACCGGCCGGCACTGGCTGAACGAAGAGCCGCTGGAACCGGTGCAGCACGCATGGTTTCGTGCCCGCGCACCGCTGCCGGACGATCAGCCCATCCATCGCGCGGTGCTCGCATACCTCAGCGACATGCAGTTGCTGGGCACCAGCGTCATGCCACACGGCCTGTCGTGGATGCGCGGGGAGGTGAAAAGCGCCAGCCTCGATCATGCGATCTGGTTTCACGCCCCGTTCCGGGCAGACGAGTGGCTCCTGTACTCCTGCGACAGCCCATGGTCGGGCGGAAGCCGCGGATTCAATCGCGGACAGATATTCCAGGGCGGCCGCCTGGTGGCGAGCGTGGCGCAGGAAGGGATGATCCGGCGGGTCGAGCCTCACACGCGACCGGCGGGCTGA